The Zonotrichia albicollis isolate bZonAlb1 chromosome 9, bZonAlb1.hap1, whole genome shotgun sequence genome has a window encoding:
- the GOLIM4 gene encoding Golgi integral membrane protein 4 isoform X1 has protein sequence MGNGMCSRKQKRIFQTLLLLTVVFGFLYGAMLYYELQGQLRKAEATALKYQQHQESLSAQLQVVYEHRSRLEKSLQKERLEHKKAKEDFLVYKLEAQETLNKGRQDSNSRYSALSVQHQMLKSQHEELKKQHADLEEDHRKQGEEFSRTFSDHKERYLQLQQEKEQEISKLKESLYNLREENRQLRKAHQDIHTQLQDVKQQHKNLLSQHNELVVTLEDHKSALAAAQTQVEEYKQLKDTLKKIPSFQDVEKEEGGKEQQPEARGPSPQSRPPEPPGAGTEQQQQNEKPREGEEAKSQEQDRAEPFHMQGKAHQNARELNIQEQQEAGEDEQQRAEQMEEERKKELEEEEMEQAGQPERLEEEQDQAPEEHEWKKQEQKEEETNMLGDHLHSQVTPTKRQKAAYEQQLEQQHLGAQRAEEAEQLRQQQESLQQQRLRGQLLRQQQLQERELQLQRQAEQGEKLFKNRLSQQAHYDNMDQDIVQGEEEQGIQEEEGAYEHDNQHQDEGEDDDQNNANEQQEAEHQAENQQADESKAAMEDVNPADDPNNQGEDEFEEAEQEREENLPEESEKHKETGQKQGHPGMEEHLVMAGNPDQQEDNVDEQYQEEGEEEVQEDLTEEKKRELEHNAEEPYGENEETADEKNNRGTDQEQEMQEDNNQKAIHEENYEEEEEEEEEEGRAVAAKTRRRGEM, from the exons ATGGGCAACGGGATGTGCTCCCGGAAACAGAAGCGGATTTTCCagacgctgctgctgctgaccgTGGTGTTCGGGTTCCTGTACGGGGCGATGCTCTACTACGagctgcagggccagctgaGGAAGGCTGAGGCCACGGCGCTCAAGTACCAGCAGCATCAGGAGTCGCTCTCGGCTCAGTTACAAG tTGTGTATGAGCACCGGTCAAGATTAGAAAAGTCACTGCAAAAGGAAAGGCTGGAACATAAGAAAGCAAAGGAAG ATTTTCTTGTTTATAAACTAGAAGCACAGGAAACACTAAATAAAGGAAGG cAAGACTCCAACAGCAGATACAGCGCCCTGAGCGTGCAGCACCAGATGCTGAAG AGTCAACACGAAGAGCTGAAGAAACAGCACGCTGACCTTGAGGAAGATCACCGAAAGCAGGGAGAGGAGTTCAGCAGGACATTCAGTGATCACAAGGAGAGATACctacagctgcagcaggagaaggagcaggagatCTCCAAGCTGAAGG AATCCCTGTATAACTTACGGGAGGAGAACAGGCAGCTGAGAAAAGCTCACCAAGACATTCACACCCAGCTGCAGGATGTCAAG CAACAGCATAAGAACTTACTGTCCCAGCACAACGAGCTTGTGGTGACATTGGAAGACCACAAGAGTGCACTAGCTGCTGCTCAG ACCCAGGTGGAAGAGTACAAACAGCTGAAGGacacactgaaaaaaatcccaagtttCCAAGAcgtggagaaggaggaaggagggaaggagcagcagccggAGGCGCGGGGCCCGTCCCCCCAGAGCCGCCCCCCGGagccccctggggctgggactgagcagcagcagcag AATGAGAAGCCAAGGGAGGGAGAAGAAGCaaagagccaggagcaggacagggctgagcctttccaCATGCAGGGAAAGGCTCACCAGAATGCCAGGGAGCTGAAcatccaggagcagcaggaggctgggGAGGATGAGCAGCAGCGGGCAGAGCAGATGGAAGAGGAACGCAAAAAGGAGCTTGAGGAGGAAGAAatggagcaggcagggcagcctgagcgcctggaggaggagcaggaccAAGCCCCAGAGGAGCACGAATGGAAAAAGCAGGaacaaaaggaagaggaaaccAACATGTTGGGTGATCACCTGCACTCACAG GTAACACCAACCAAGAGGCAGAAAGCAGCCTacgagcagcagctggagcagcagcacctcggGGCGCAGAGGGCGGAGGAGGCCgagcagctgaggcagcagcaggagtccctgcagcagcagaggctcagggggcagctcctgaggcagcagcagctccaggagagagagctccagctgcagagacAGGCAGAGCAAGGGGAGAAACTCTTCAAAAACCGCCTCAG CCAACAGGCTCATTATGATAACATGGACCAGGACATTGTGCAAGGGGAGGAAGAGCAAGGTAttcaggaggaggaaggag CTTATGAACACGACAACCAGCACCAGGATGAAGGTGAAGATGATGATCAGAATAATGCAAATGAACAGCAAGAAGCAGAACATCAGGCAGAAAATCAGCAGGCTGATGAATCA AAGGCAGCCATGGAAGATGTGAATCCTGCTGATGACCCCAATAATCAGGGAGAGGATGAGTTTGAAGAGGCTGagcaagagagagaagaaaacctGCCTGAGGAGAGTGAGAAGCACAAGGAAACGGGTCAGAAACAAGGACATCCAGGAATGGAGGAGCACTTGGTG ATGGCAGGAAATCCTGACCAGCAGGAGGATAATGTGGATGAACAATACCAGGAAGAGGGAGAAGAGGAG GTGCAGGAGGATCTGACTGAGGAGAAGAAGCGAGAGCTGGAGCACAATGCTGAGGAGCCCTatggggaaaatgaggaaact GCAGATGAAAAGAACAACAGAGGGACAGACCAAGAGCAAGAAATGCAAGAAGACAACAACCAGAAAGCAATTCATGAAGAAAAttatgaggaggaagaggaggaggaggaggaggaaggcagagctgtTGCAGCAAAAACTCGCAGACGAGGGGAGATGTAG
- the GOLIM4 gene encoding Golgi integral membrane protein 4 isoform X2, giving the protein MGNGMCSRKQKRIFQTLLLLTVVFGFLYGAMLYYELQGQLRKAEATALKYQQHQESLSAQLQVVYEHRSRLEKSLQKERLEHKKAKEDFLVYKLEAQETLNKGRQDSNSRYSALSVQHQMLKSQHEELKKQHADLEEDHRKQGEEFSRTFSDHKERYLQLQQEKEQEISKLKESLYNLREENRQLRKAHQDIHTQLQDVKTQVEEYKQLKDTLKKIPSFQDVEKEEGGKEQQPEARGPSPQSRPPEPPGAGTEQQQQNEKPREGEEAKSQEQDRAEPFHMQGKAHQNARELNIQEQQEAGEDEQQRAEQMEEERKKELEEEEMEQAGQPERLEEEQDQAPEEHEWKKQEQKEEETNMLGDHLHSQVTPTKRQKAAYEQQLEQQHLGAQRAEEAEQLRQQQESLQQQRLRGQLLRQQQLQERELQLQRQAEQGEKLFKNRLSQQAHYDNMDQDIVQGEEEQGIQEEEGAYEHDNQHQDEGEDDDQNNANEQQEAEHQAENQQADESKAAMEDVNPADDPNNQGEDEFEEAEQEREENLPEESEKHKETGQKQGHPGMEEHLVMAGNPDQQEDNVDEQYQEEGEEEVQEDLTEEKKRELEHNAEEPYGENEETADEKNNRGTDQEQEMQEDNNQKAIHEENYEEEEEEEEEEGRAVAAKTRRRGEM; this is encoded by the exons ATGGGCAACGGGATGTGCTCCCGGAAACAGAAGCGGATTTTCCagacgctgctgctgctgaccgTGGTGTTCGGGTTCCTGTACGGGGCGATGCTCTACTACGagctgcagggccagctgaGGAAGGCTGAGGCCACGGCGCTCAAGTACCAGCAGCATCAGGAGTCGCTCTCGGCTCAGTTACAAG tTGTGTATGAGCACCGGTCAAGATTAGAAAAGTCACTGCAAAAGGAAAGGCTGGAACATAAGAAAGCAAAGGAAG ATTTTCTTGTTTATAAACTAGAAGCACAGGAAACACTAAATAAAGGAAGG cAAGACTCCAACAGCAGATACAGCGCCCTGAGCGTGCAGCACCAGATGCTGAAG AGTCAACACGAAGAGCTGAAGAAACAGCACGCTGACCTTGAGGAAGATCACCGAAAGCAGGGAGAGGAGTTCAGCAGGACATTCAGTGATCACAAGGAGAGATACctacagctgcagcaggagaaggagcaggagatCTCCAAGCTGAAGG AATCCCTGTATAACTTACGGGAGGAGAACAGGCAGCTGAGAAAAGCTCACCAAGACATTCACACCCAGCTGCAGGATGTCAAG ACCCAGGTGGAAGAGTACAAACAGCTGAAGGacacactgaaaaaaatcccaagtttCCAAGAcgtggagaaggaggaaggagggaaggagcagcagccggAGGCGCGGGGCCCGTCCCCCCAGAGCCGCCCCCCGGagccccctggggctgggactgagcagcagcagcag AATGAGAAGCCAAGGGAGGGAGAAGAAGCaaagagccaggagcaggacagggctgagcctttccaCATGCAGGGAAAGGCTCACCAGAATGCCAGGGAGCTGAAcatccaggagcagcaggaggctgggGAGGATGAGCAGCAGCGGGCAGAGCAGATGGAAGAGGAACGCAAAAAGGAGCTTGAGGAGGAAGAAatggagcaggcagggcagcctgagcgcctggaggaggagcaggaccAAGCCCCAGAGGAGCACGAATGGAAAAAGCAGGaacaaaaggaagaggaaaccAACATGTTGGGTGATCACCTGCACTCACAG GTAACACCAACCAAGAGGCAGAAAGCAGCCTacgagcagcagctggagcagcagcacctcggGGCGCAGAGGGCGGAGGAGGCCgagcagctgaggcagcagcaggagtccctgcagcagcagaggctcagggggcagctcctgaggcagcagcagctccaggagagagagctccagctgcagagacAGGCAGAGCAAGGGGAGAAACTCTTCAAAAACCGCCTCAG CCAACAGGCTCATTATGATAACATGGACCAGGACATTGTGCAAGGGGAGGAAGAGCAAGGTAttcaggaggaggaaggag CTTATGAACACGACAACCAGCACCAGGATGAAGGTGAAGATGATGATCAGAATAATGCAAATGAACAGCAAGAAGCAGAACATCAGGCAGAAAATCAGCAGGCTGATGAATCA AAGGCAGCCATGGAAGATGTGAATCCTGCTGATGACCCCAATAATCAGGGAGAGGATGAGTTTGAAGAGGCTGagcaagagagagaagaaaacctGCCTGAGGAGAGTGAGAAGCACAAGGAAACGGGTCAGAAACAAGGACATCCAGGAATGGAGGAGCACTTGGTG ATGGCAGGAAATCCTGACCAGCAGGAGGATAATGTGGATGAACAATACCAGGAAGAGGGAGAAGAGGAG GTGCAGGAGGATCTGACTGAGGAGAAGAAGCGAGAGCTGGAGCACAATGCTGAGGAGCCCTatggggaaaatgaggaaact GCAGATGAAAAGAACAACAGAGGGACAGACCAAGAGCAAGAAATGCAAGAAGACAACAACCAGAAAGCAATTCATGAAGAAAAttatgaggaggaagaggaggaggaggaggaggaaggcagagctgtTGCAGCAAAAACTCGCAGACGAGGGGAGATGTAG